In Oncorhynchus gorbuscha isolate QuinsamMale2020 ecotype Even-year linkage group LG08, OgorEven_v1.0, whole genome shotgun sequence, one genomic interval encodes:
- the LOC124041186 gene encoding cytochrome P450 26B1-like, whose protein sequence is MFLLELNHLSALVTALTSVLSALILLAVSRQLWTFRWTITRDTESKLPLPNGSMGWPLVGETFHWLFQGSNFHISRREKHGNVFKTHLLGKPVIRVTGAENIRKILLGEHNLVCTQWPQSTRIILGPDTLVNSIGDLHKKKRKILAKVFSRGALETYLPRLQDVVKSEIAKWCSEPGPVNVYVSAKSLTFRIAVRVLLGLKMEEKRIVYLSKIFEQLMNNLFSLPIDAPMSGLRKGIEAREILHACMEKIIEEKMQKQQSDEYYDAFDYMLISAKENGNELSMQELKETAVELIFAAHSTTASASTSLILQLLRHPAVVEKAQMELESEGLGYEAHSAHRCSGKENGLKGPLAAEHEEHRPLDAEDTLLMNGNGTVNCALDEDEEARCSRSHIPCLTLEKLSQLRYIECVVKEVLRFLPPVSGGYRTVLQTFELNGYQIPKGWSVMYSIRDTHETAAVFQRPEIFDPDRFGPERDESKTGRFNYIPFGGGIRSCVGKELAQMILKTLAVEVIGTCKWTLATETFPKMQTVPIVHPVNGLHVHFNYA, encoded by the exons ATGTTCCTTCTGGAGCTCAATCACTTGTCAGCGCTGGTCACTGCGCTCACATCAGTGCTCTCCGCCCTGATCTTGCTTGCCGTCTCCAGGCAACTGTGGACCTTCCGGTGGACCATTACGCGGGACACAGAGAGCAAGTTGCCGCTACCCAATGGGTCCATGGGCTGGCCGCTGGTGGGAGAAACGTTCCACTGGCTCTTTCAG GGGTCCAACTTCCACATCTCCAGGAGAGAGAAGCATGGCAACGTTTTTAAAACTCACCTTTTAGGAAAGCCTGTTATCCGGGTGACTGGTGCCGAAAACATCCGTAAAATCTTGCTTGGAGAACACAACTTGGTTTGCACGCAGTGGCCTCAGAGTACCCGTATTATCCTAGGACCCGACACCCTGGTCAACTCTATCGGAGATTTGcacaagaagaagagaaaa ATCTTGGCAAAAGTCTTTAGCCGCGGGGCCTTGGAGACTTACCTACCTCGCTTGCAAGATGTTGTCAAGTCTGAAATTGCAAAGTGGTGCTCAGAGCCTGGCCCAGTGAATGTTTACGTCTCAGCCAAGTCTCTCACATTTCGCATTGCTGTCAGAGTCTTGTTGGGACTGAAGATGGAGGAAAAACGCATAGTTTACCTGTCTAAGATCTTTGAGCAACTCATGAACAACCTCTTCTCACTACCAATTGACGCACCTATGAGTGGCCTCCGCAAA GGAATAGAAGCCCGGGAAATCCTACATGCGTGCATGGAGAAAATCATAGAGGAGAAAATGCAGAAACAACAGTCTGATGAGTACTATGATGCTTTCGATTACATGTTGATCAGTGCCAAGGAAAATGGAAATGAACTCAGCATGCAGGAGTTGAAG GAAACCGCGGTGGAGTTAATATTTGCTGCTCACTCAACTACAGCCAGTGCCTCCACTTCGCTTATTCTTCAACTCCTGCGGCACCCTGCTGTGGTGGAGAAAGCCCAGATGGAGCTGGAGTCCGAGGGTCTCGGCTACGAAGCACATAGCGCCCACAGATGCTCCGGCAAAGAAAATGGTCTGAAAGGTCCTCTTGCGGCGGAACATGAGGAACATCGGCCTCTAGACGCAGAGGACACCCTGTTGATGAATGGAAATGGGACTGTTAATTGCGCACTGGATGAAGACGAAGAAGCACGGTGTTCTCGGTCTCATATTCCTTGTTTAACTTTGGAGAAACTGAGTCAGCTACGTTACATTGAATGTGTCGTCAAGGAGGTCCTGCGGTTTCTCCCGCCAGTGTCTGGAGGATACAGGACCGTGCTACAAACATTCGAATTGAAC GGCTACCAGATTCCTAAAGGATGGAGTGTAATGTACAGTATCCGGGACACCCATGAGACAGCTGCAGTGTTCCAGAGACCAGAGATCTTCGACCCAGACCGCTTCGGGCCGGAGCGTGACGAGAGCAAGACTGGGCGCTTCAATTACATTCCATTTGGTGGCGGAATAAGGAGTTGCGTCGGAAAGGAACTTGCCCAAATGATACTAAAAACCCTGGCAGTTGAGGTGATTGGCACGTGCAAATGGACACTCGCCACGGAAACATTCCCCAAGATGCAGACGGTGCCAATAGTCCACCCCGTCAATGGACTGCATGTGCATTTCAATTACGCATAG